The Natrinema sp. SYSU A 869 DNA segment TGAGGTCAACGAACATCGCGTTCGACGTTTCATTAGCGAAAGTCCCTGGGAACACGAAGCCGTCCAGAATCATCTCAACCAACAGATCCCCGAGACGATGGCATCGCCAGCGGCGATGCTGATCGTCGACGATGTCGACATCCTCAAACAAGGCCATCACAGTGTGGGCGTCAAGCGCCAATATGCAGGGTCAATTGGGAAAGTTGCTTCCTGTCAGGTCGGCATTGACCTTGTGACGGCGGTTCCGGGCGAAGCCCGGAACGCCGACCAAATCACGTGGCCGCTTGGATTCGGGTTGTACCTTCCGCGAAAGTGGGTCGAAGATGATGCGTTCGAAAATTGGCGACGACAGTGTAACACTCCTGACGACGTTGAATTTCGGACAAAACCGGAGATTGCGATTGAAACTACTGGCACGTGCGCGGGAGGCGTCGGTCCCCCACGCCTGCGTGGGGACCGACTCGGGGTATGGAAAGTACCTCTCGTTCCGCACGCAACTCCGTGAGTGGAATGAACCCTACATCCTCGGTGTCAGTCCCAATGATCTGCCCGTTATTCCAGAATCGACACCGATTGAGGAACCCGGACGGGGGTCGAGGCGTGGCCGACCCCCGTCCGAGCCACGATATTTCGAGGACGTGATCCCTCAGTCTCCAGTGGAGATCAGTGCTGGCCTTGATGAGGAAGACTAGAGTGATGTCTCGTGGGCAGAGGGAACGAAAGAACCGCTCTCCGGGCGGTTCTTTCGTACACCTGTTCGTGTTATAAAGAGTGTAGCAAAGCGACGCGTTTCGGACGAAACGGGATGGCTTCTGTCAGAAGATGCTGAGGACAAGTTGCGGGCGTGGCTGTGCTGGGGTGTAGATGAGTGGAGTATAGAGAAGGTAGTGAGATACGCCCACCTCCGGTGGGCGATCGAACGATTCCATGAAGACGCCAAGCAGGTCCTGGGACTGGATCAGTTCGAAGGCTGAACGTGGAAAGGGTGGCATCATCATGTGACGATCGTCTTACTCACGTACGCGTTCATTGCAACCGAGCGGGCCGCGCGAGGCGCGACCGCTCGGCTTCCTCCGTTTCCAGAAGTTGCCCGAGAACTCGTCTACGAGATGGCCACGCAGATAGCAGAACATGAAGGACTGACATGGGAGGAAGCGAGAGACGTCGGTGTCGCCATGGTAAGGGGGTTGACTGACTGGTGATCAACCGCAGAAGTAGTGATAAGAGCGTCCTTGGATATGCGGTCACCGCTGGGTGCCGAGAGGTTCTGGTATCGGCAGCGGTTGGTTCATGGATATATATGGGGAAATTATCTCCTCTCAGCTATTCGACCAAGCGGTTCGGTCTTCGTTTGCTCAGAATATTTTCTATTGAATGATGATTATTTTCCCTCAATGTCTCTGTCATTTTTATGGGTGGAACCCGGCTATTTGCATGCATGTGGGAACTTGGCCCCGATGCAGATGAACCAGAATGGCAGACTGTCGAAACCCCGTTTTCGACCGACCTTTTCGAGGTCGTCAACACCGCTCAAGGTCCATACGCTGTTGGCGACGGCGGCGTTCTTGCCGCCGATCGTGGCGATGGGTGGGAGATCGTTACTGACGCCGGGCCGAACGCCAGTCAAACCAACTCCGGTCGCTCGCC contains these protein-coding regions:
- a CDS encoding transposase — translated: MKLLARAREASVPHACVGTDSGYGKYLSFRTQLREWNEPYILGVSPNDLPVIPESTPIEEPGRGSRRGRPPSEPRYFEDVIPQSPVEISAGLDEED